From one Oncorhynchus clarkii lewisi isolate Uvic-CL-2024 chromosome 6, UVic_Ocla_1.0, whole genome shotgun sequence genomic stretch:
- the LOC139412078 gene encoding C-C motif chemokine 27a — protein MSFTCSLTPAVTMDLRVMVMLLFLCALAITTTEGGIPKCCVTTSMDIPTNVLRKVERAEMQRNNGACEINALVLHVKGKKLCAHPKVKRKLKRMQRKKDGKQKRH, from the exons ATGAGTTTCACTTGCTCTCTCACTCCCGCTGTCACCATGGATCTTAGAGTGATGGTGATGCTGCTCTTTCTGTGTGCTCTGGCCATCACAACCACTGAAG GGGGCATTCCTAAATGCTGTGTGACGACATCTATGGACATTCCCACCAATGTGCTGAGGAaggtggagagagcagagatgcagagaaacaATGGTGCCTGTGAGATCAACGCACTCGT GCTGCACGTGAAAGGGAAGAAGTTATGTGCCCACCCGAAGGTAAAGAGAAAGCTGAAGAGGATGCAGAGAAAAAAGGACGGAAAACAGAAAAGGCATTAG
- the LOC139411152 gene encoding nucleotide sugar transporter SLC35D2-like, which yields MSAMSTSANFPEPEHSGLLKFLSAAFYAVSSFLIIVVNKTILTNYRFPSYMFLGIGQMTTTILILYFAKMNQTVHFQDFDRSVLVKIFPLPLLYVGNHITGLASTKKLSLPMFTVLRKFTILMTMIMEARLLRKTFPNRLIYSVLAIVFGALVAASSDLAFDAEGYAFILLNDVFTAASGVYTKKKLGTEGLGKYGILFYNALIIVIPTLLASAFTGDLHKAITYEHWLNAPFVSCFLISCLMGFVLMYSIVLCSHYNSALTTTVVGAIKNVAVAYIGMFLGGDYLFSWTNFLGLNICISGGLVYSYLTFHSSSKPSQSDESGIQGNQDQLIIPMMEYSTDRLPVK from the exons ATGTCTGCCATGTCTACCTCAGCTAATTTTCCAGAACCCGAACATTCCGGACTGTTAAAGTTTTTATCTGCTGCGTTCTACGCTGTCAGTTCTTTTTTGATCATTGTTGTGAACAAAACGATTCTCACAAACTACAG ATTTCCCTCCTACATGTTTCTAGGAATtggccag atgACTACTACAATCCTCATTCTCTATTTTGCTAAAATGAACCAAACAGTTCACTTCCAAGACTTTGACAGAAGTGTTCTCGTCAAA ATCTTCCCCCTACCTTTGCTGTATGTTGGAAACCACATAACAGGACTGGCTAGTACAAAGAAGTTAAG CTTACCCATGTTCACGGTATTAAGGAAGTTCACCATATTGATGACAATGATCATGGAAGCAAGGCTATTGAG AAAAACATTCCCTAATCGTCTTATCTACAGTGTTCTGGCCATAGTTTTTGGAGCTTTGGTGGCTGCCAG CTCTGACTTGGCTTTTGATGCAGAGGGCTACGCGTTCATTCTGCTTAATGATGTCTTCACTGCTGCCAGTGGTGTGTACACCAAGAAGAAACTGGGAACTGAG GGTCTTGGAAAATATGGGATCTTATTTTACAATGCATTAATCATCGTCATCCCAACTCTTCTGGCAAGTGCATTTACTGGGGATTTACACAAG GCCATCACATATGAACACTGGTTGAATGCCCCCTTTGTTTCCTGCTTCCTTATTTCCTGCCTCATGGG GTTTGTGCTGATGTATTCCATAGTGCTGTGTAGCCACTACAACTCTGCACTGACCACCACGGTGGTGGGAGCAATTAAG AACGTTGCTGTGGCCTACATCGGCATGTTTTTAGGTGGAGACTACCTGTTTTCATGGACCAACTTCCTGGGGTTAAATATTTG TATATCAGGGGGACTTGTGTATTCCTACCTGACGTTCCACAGCAGCAGCAAACCATCCCAAAGCGATGAAAGCGGAATACAGGGAAACCAGGACCAGCTGATCATTCCCATGATGGAATATTCCACAGACAGACTCCCTGTGAAATAA
- the LOC139411153 gene encoding zinc finger protein 367-like, which produces MLSVLNKSVFISAMAENKHPQVIFCSDSPKRVLVSVIKTTPIKRRKSGSLMPTSPGFSDFMGCPWGWGENAHNVSLSPGSVNGAASPTGTNTASEADLAASSDQFKDGIRRGRPRADTVRELINEGESSSSRIRCNICNRVFPREKSLQAHKRTHTGERPYPCDYPDCGKAFVQSGQLKTHQRLHTGEKPFVCSEKACGSRFTHANRHCPKHPYARLKREDPKEGPGKAQSVDNKAVAEWLAKYWQTREQRAPVPTKGKIQGKGGVEDQEQQDPREFLQSDEEEEEDPMEEEKGNGGGAARRRLQEQRERLHGALALIELANNLSA; this is translated from the exons ATGTTATCAGTTTTGAACAAATCGGTCTTCATCTCAGCGATGGCCGAGAACAAGCACCCTCAAGTCATTTTTTGCAGCGACTCCCCAAAGAGGGTCCTGGTGTCTGTGATCAAGACCACCCCGATCAAGCGCAGGAAGAGCGGGTCCCTGATGCCGACCAGCCCTGGATTCAGCGACTTCATGGGGTGCCcgtgggggtggggggagaacGCCCATAATGTGAGTCTGAGCCCAGGCTCGGTGAACGGGGCTGCCTCACCTACCGGGACCAACACCGCCAGCGAGGCTGACCTGGCTGCCTCCTCTGACCAGTTTAAG GACGGTATTCGGCGTGGCCGCCCGCGTGCTGACACTGTCCGTGAGTTGATCAACGAGGGGGAGAGCTCCTCCAGTCGCATCCGCTGCAACATCTGCAACCGTGTGTTCCCCAGAGAGAAGTCCCTACAGGCCCATAAGAGAACACATACAG GGGAGAGGCCATACCCGTGTGACTACCCTGATTGTGGCAAGGCTTTTGTCCAGAGTGGCCAGCTAAAGACCCACCAGCGCctgcacactggagagaagcccttTGTCTGCTCTGAGAAAG CCTGTGGCAGTCGCTTTACCCACGCTAACCGGCACTGCCCAAAGCACCCGTATGCCCGATTGAAGAGAGAGGACCCCAAAGAGGGACCAGGCAAGGCCCAGTCTGTGGACAATAAGGCTGTGGCAGAGTGGCTGGCAAA GTACTGGCAGACCCGTGAGCAGCGTGCCCCTGTGCCCACCAAAGGGAAAATCCAGGGCAAGGGTGGGGTGGAGGACCAGGAGCAGCAGGACCCCCGGGAGTTTCTCCAATCAgacgaggaagaagaggaggatccaatggaggaagagaagggcaACGGGGGTGGGGCTGCCAGACGGCGTCTCCAAGAGCAACGGGAGCGTCTTCATGGTGCCCTGGCGCTCATTGAGCTGGCTAATAACCTGTCTGCCTAA